A region from the Cydia amplana chromosome 7, ilCydAmpl1.1, whole genome shotgun sequence genome encodes:
- the LOC134649753 gene encoding aquaporin AQPAe.a-like, which produces MKVITNMESMVTVAENKVKQDVSTVVVSWFRLNWTKLVSEFVATFILVFLGCASCIPIEGFDPMPPMYSPLTFGFAVLINVQTFGHISGAHMNPCITLLSIFWGKISIVLGICYLIAQVLGSTFASWVLLNVSPVDFVTEGVCVALPHERLDAWQAVIIEVILTSTLCLITCALWDPVNEKNQDSTAIKFGLTVAGLSFAGGPLTGASMNPARALGPALVAGKWAAQWIYWVGPFLGTVIAGLYMFIWLEKPKKSL; this is translated from the coding sequence atgaaaGTTATAACTAATATGGAATCAATGGTTACGGTGGCAGAAAACAAAGTTAAACAAGATGTTTCGACAGTTGTTGTTTCTTGGTTCCGGTTAAACTGGACCAAGCTTGTATCGGAATTTGTTGCCACGTTCATACTGGTATTTTTGGGATGTGCGTCATGCATACCTATAGAGGGATTCGACCCCATGCCGCCCATGTATTCGCCGCTCACATTTGGGTTTGCGGTTCTGATAAACGTACAAACGTTCGGTCACATTTCTGGGGCTCATATGAACCCCTGCATAACTCTACTATCAATATTCTGGGGTAAGATATCAATAGTGTTAGGAATATGCTACTTAATAGCACAGGTTCTGGGATCTACTTTTGCGTCGTGGGTTTTATTAAATGTGTCACCAGTGGACTTCGTTACGGAAGGAGTGTGCGTGGCGCTGCCCCACGAGCGGCTCGACGCGTGGCAAGCTGTTATCATAGAAGTGATCTTGACGAGCACACTTTGTCTAATAACCTGTGCACTTTGGGATCCTGTTAATGAGAAGAACCAGGATTCTACTGCGATCAAATTTGGGTTAACTGTGGCTGGTTTGTCGTTCGCGGGCGGGCCGCTGACCGGGGCCAGCATGAACCCTGCGCGCGCGTTGGGCCCAGCGCTGGTGGCCGGTAAATGGGCTGCTCAATGGATCTATTGGGTAGGACCGTTCCTTGGAACAGTCATAGCTGGATTATACATGTTTATATGGctcgaaaaaccgaaaaaatcATTATAA